The following are encoded in a window of Mycolicibacterium tusciae JS617 genomic DNA:
- a CDS encoding helix-turn-helix transcriptional regulator, giving the protein MASYGGDLIREARRRAGLTQQELASSAGTAQPGIARWESGRTAVSLDDVMRLVRLCGLDLELHIVARDGSDIVQAERLAHLTGQQRLDRHARVTRQLRDIREQQYGQPTQRSPQTTRSSSTLPP; this is encoded by the coding sequence ATGGCTTCCTACGGTGGAGACCTCATCCGCGAAGCACGACGCCGTGCCGGTCTGACCCAGCAAGAACTCGCATCCAGTGCAGGCACCGCCCAGCCAGGGATCGCGCGATGGGAATCCGGTCGCACAGCGGTCAGCCTCGACGACGTGATGCGACTCGTCCGACTCTGCGGACTCGACCTTGAGTTGCACATCGTCGCCCGCGACGGCAGCGATATCGTCCAAGCCGAACGCCTGGCTCACCTCACTGGCCAACAACGCCTTGACCGGCACGCCCGAGTCACCAGGCAACTCAGAGATATCCGCGAGCAGCAGTACGGTCAACCCACGCAGCGGAGCCCTCAAACCACCCGCAGCTCATCCACCTTGCCGCCGTAG